The following are encoded together in the Marmota flaviventris isolate mMarFla1 chromosome 18, mMarFla1.hap1, whole genome shotgun sequence genome:
- the Gan gene encoding gigaxonin isoform X2, which produces MKDVMSALWVSGLDSSYLREQMLNEPLVREIVKECSNIPLSQPQQGEAMLANFKPRGYSECIVTVGGEERVSRKPTAAMRCMCPLYDPNRQLWIELAPLSMPRINHGVLSAEGFLFVFGGQDENKQTLSSGEKYDPDANTWTALPPMNEARHNFGIVEIDGMLYILGGEDGEKELISMECYDIYSKTWTKQPDLTMVRKIGCYAAMKKKIYAMGGGSYGKLFESVECYDPRTQQWTAICPLKERRFGAVACGVAMELYVFGGVRSREDIQGGEMVTCKSEFYHDEFKRWIYLNDQNLCIPASSSFVYGAVPIGASIYVIGDLDTGTNYDYVREFKRSTGTWHHTKPLLPSDLRRTGCAALRIANCKLFRLQLQQGLFRIRVHSP; this is translated from the exons ATGAAGGATGTCATGTCAGCACTCTGGGTTTCAGGCTTGGACTCTAGTTATTTACGGGAACAGATGCTGAATGAACCATTAGTACGAGAAATTGTCAAAGAGTGCAGCAATATTCCGCTCAGCCAGCCGCAGCAGGGAGAGGCAATGCTGGCCAACTTCAAGCCCCGGGGTTACTCAGAGTGCATCGTGACTGTGGGCGGGGAGGAAAGAGT ttCCCGGAAACCAACGGCCGCGATGCGATGCATGTGTCCTCTTTATGACCCTAACAGGCAGCTTTGGATTGAACTGGCACCTTTGAGCATGCCGAGAATTAACCACGGAGTTCTCTCAGCAG agggatttttgtttgtgttcGGGGGCCAAGATGAAAATAAGCAGACCCTGAGCTCAGGAGAAAAGTACGACCCAGACGCAAATACATGGACTGCATTGCCACCTATGAATGAG GCAAGACACAACTTTGGAATTGTGGAGATTGATGGGATGCTGTACATTCTGGGAGGGGAGGACGGTGAGAAGGAGCTGATTTCCATGGAGTGCTACGACATTTACTCTAAAACCTGGACGAAGCAACCTGATTTGACCATGGTTAGGAAG attggctGCTATGcagctatgaaaaagaaaatctatgcCATGGGTGGAGGATCATATGGAAAACTGTTTGAATCTGTGGAATGCTATGACCCGAGGACCCAGCAGTGGACTGCTATATGTCCACTGAAAGAGAGGAG GTTTGGAGCCGTGGCCTGTGGAGTCGCCATGGAGCTGTACGTGTTTGGGGGAGTCCGAAGTCGTGAGGACATCCAGGGTGGTGAGATGGTCACCTGCAAATCCGAGTTCTACCATGATGAGTTTAAAAG GTGGATCTATCTTAATGACCAGAATTTGTGCATCCCTGCCAGCTCCTCTTTTGTCTACGGAGCTGTACCCATAGGAGCCAGTATCTATGTTATCGGAGATCTTGATACAG GTACCAACTACGACTATGTGCGTGAGTTTAAAAGAAGCACGGGGACCTGGCACCACACGAAGCCGCTCCTTCCATCTGACCTTCGCCGCACAGGGTGCGCGGCCTTACGTATTGCAAATTGCAAGCTTTTCCGCCTGCAGCTTCAGCAAGGCTTATTCCGAATTCGTGTTCATTCACCTTGA
- the Gan gene encoding gigaxonin isoform X1, producing the protein MAEGSAVSDPQHAARLLRALSSFREESRFCDAHLVLDGEEIPVQKNILAAASPYIRTKLNYNPPKDDGSTYKIELEGISVMVMREILDYIFSGQIRLNEDTIQDVVQAADLLLLTDLKTLCCEFLEGCIAAENCIGIRDFALHYCLHHVHYLATEYLETHFRDVSSTEEFLELSPQKLKEVISLEKLNVGNERYVFEAVIRWIAHDTEIRKVHMKDVMSALWVSGLDSSYLREQMLNEPLVREIVKECSNIPLSQPQQGEAMLANFKPRGYSECIVTVGGEERVSRKPTAAMRCMCPLYDPNRQLWIELAPLSMPRINHGVLSAEGFLFVFGGQDENKQTLSSGEKYDPDANTWTALPPMNEARHNFGIVEIDGMLYILGGEDGEKELISMECYDIYSKTWTKQPDLTMVRKIGCYAAMKKKIYAMGGGSYGKLFESVECYDPRTQQWTAICPLKERRFGAVACGVAMELYVFGGVRSREDIQGGEMVTCKSEFYHDEFKRWIYLNDQNLCIPASSSFVYGAVPIGASIYVIGDLDTGTNYDYVREFKRSTGTWHHTKPLLPSDLRRTGCAALRIANCKLFRLQLQQGLFRIRVHSP; encoded by the exons gaCAAAGTTAAACTATAATCCTCCAAAAGATGATGGATCCACTTATAAGATTGAACTGGAAGGGATATCGGTGATGGTCATGAGAGAGATCCTGGATTACATCTTCAGTGGGCAG ATCAGGCTGAACGAAGACACAATCCAGGATGTTGTGCAGGCAGCAGACCTGCTGCTGCTGACGGACCTGAAGACCCTGTGCTGTGAGTTCTTGGAAGGCTGCATCGCTGCCGAGAACTGCATCGGCATCCGAGACTTTGCCCTGCACTACTGCCTGCACCACGTCCATTACCTCGCCACGGAGTACCTGGAGACTCACTTCCGGGACGTCAGCAGCACAGAAGAGTTCCTGGAGCTGAGTCCTCAGAAGCTCAAAGAAGTGATTTCTCTTGAGAAGTTGAATGTGGGCAATGAAAGATACGTGTTTGAAGCAGTGATTCGGTGGATAGCCCATGACACAGAAATAAGAAAG GTCCACATGAAGGATGTCATGTCAGCACTCTGGGTTTCAGGCTTGGACTCTAGTTATTTACGGGAACAGATGCTGAATGAACCATTAGTACGAGAAATTGTCAAAGAGTGCAGCAATATTCCGCTCAGCCAGCCGCAGCAGGGAGAGGCAATGCTGGCCAACTTCAAGCCCCGGGGTTACTCAGAGTGCATCGTGACTGTGGGCGGGGAGGAAAGAGT ttCCCGGAAACCAACGGCCGCGATGCGATGCATGTGTCCTCTTTATGACCCTAACAGGCAGCTTTGGATTGAACTGGCACCTTTGAGCATGCCGAGAATTAACCACGGAGTTCTCTCAGCAG agggatttttgtttgtgttcGGGGGCCAAGATGAAAATAAGCAGACCCTGAGCTCAGGAGAAAAGTACGACCCAGACGCAAATACATGGACTGCATTGCCACCTATGAATGAG GCAAGACACAACTTTGGAATTGTGGAGATTGATGGGATGCTGTACATTCTGGGAGGGGAGGACGGTGAGAAGGAGCTGATTTCCATGGAGTGCTACGACATTTACTCTAAAACCTGGACGAAGCAACCTGATTTGACCATGGTTAGGAAG attggctGCTATGcagctatgaaaaagaaaatctatgcCATGGGTGGAGGATCATATGGAAAACTGTTTGAATCTGTGGAATGCTATGACCCGAGGACCCAGCAGTGGACTGCTATATGTCCACTGAAAGAGAGGAG GTTTGGAGCCGTGGCCTGTGGAGTCGCCATGGAGCTGTACGTGTTTGGGGGAGTCCGAAGTCGTGAGGACATCCAGGGTGGTGAGATGGTCACCTGCAAATCCGAGTTCTACCATGATGAGTTTAAAAG GTGGATCTATCTTAATGACCAGAATTTGTGCATCCCTGCCAGCTCCTCTTTTGTCTACGGAGCTGTACCCATAGGAGCCAGTATCTATGTTATCGGAGATCTTGATACAG GTACCAACTACGACTATGTGCGTGAGTTTAAAAGAAGCACGGGGACCTGGCACCACACGAAGCCGCTCCTTCCATCTGACCTTCGCCGCACAGGGTGCGCGGCCTTACGTATTGCAAATTGCAAGCTTTTCCGCCTGCAGCTTCAGCAAGGCTTATTCCGAATTCGTGTTCATTCACCTTGA